In Ostrea edulis chromosome 6, xbOstEdul1.1, whole genome shotgun sequence, a single window of DNA contains:
- the LOC125645864 gene encoding uncharacterized protein LOC125645864 — MASCVTDTMECNKHSGEKIQRLCANCNVFVCLECVSQSHAGHVFKKFRDIMEEKKNELEHIVKLTNNETVEDLQKKVERTKKQKESFCEDTQNKIDMVQKRADVLKAAVDAAKDGYLKELKTTRDDHVKEFDVAEEKLKEAIRSVRCLVEGYELVLKSENQSSVIECSRNAEHEIERSIPAVSIPNARHQNFVFHDIGDEIKNLFAKFEDEDSMGSDYVECGGSSDDGDPSELKFTSTLTRQRRSPIRIKRCKSRAQNRKMNRILLSADIRTPARIKVGSDDQKVTSVLAVSSSVAWMNVTGGKHSNELQKFQKHGQICDRITREAEDCSLGQNDNLYTTEKDGSQIFEYDLQGKTFSTVANLAPYIAKGIKVMTSGDLVVCVIDKNDFTISKQSKRTIRILNPTGTFISDIEFAGNTNNKLFVHPHRVDERVDDFCVVDRLSEQEGRLIVVSKSSKIRFTYNGVEKDLKHRFDPQDVTVANDNSIYIADRNFGIHHLTSIGQFARYLITYEDSLYRPLAVTIDEEQTAWIGCEKGIVQRLRIQYHDIFIGEVGSEVSDV; from the coding sequence ATGGCGTCGTGCGTTACAGACACGATGGAGTGCAACAAGCACTCCGGAGAGAAGATACAGAGGCTGTGTGCTAACTGTAATGTTTTTGTGTGCCTCGAATGCGTTTCTCAGAGCCATGCTGGACATGtgtttaaaaaatttcgagATATCatggaagaaaagaaaaatgagCTAGAACACATTGTAAAGCTGACTAACAATGAGACTGTTGAAGATCTACAGAAAAAGGTTGAAAGAACCAAAAAACAGAAGGAATCATTTTGTGAAGACAcccaaaataaaattgatatggTCCAGAAACGGGCTGATGTTCTCAAAGCTGCTGTAGATGCTGCTAAAGATGGCTACCTAAAAGAACTGAAGACAACGAGGGATGATCATGTGAAGGAATTCGACGTTGCTGAGGAAAAACTGAAAGAAGCGATAAGGTCAGTGAGATGTCTGGTGGAAGGATATGAACTCGTACTGAAATCTGAGAACCAAAGCTCTGTCATCGAATGCTCTCGTAATGCCGAGCACGAAATTGAAAGGTCAATTCCAGCAGTGTCTATTCCAAACGCAAGACATCAGAATTTCGTTTTCCATGATATTGGCGACGAAATTAAGAATTTGTTTGCCAAGTTCGAAGACGAGGACTCCATGGGATCCGATTACGTGGAGTGTGGAGGGAGCAGCGATGATGGCGATCCGtcggagctgaaatttacatccACCCTTACCAGACAACGGAGATCGCCAATCCGAATCAAGAGGTGTAAAAGCAGAGCTCAGAACAGGAAAATGAATAGAATTCTTCTCAGTGCCGACATACGAACGCCCGCCAGAATTAAAGTGGGAAGCGACGATCAGAAGGTTACATCGGTTCTTGCAGTCAGTTCGAGTGTAGCCTGGATGAACGTTACCGGTGGGAAACATTCTAACGAACTACAGAAATTTCAGAAGCATGGCCAGATCTGTGACAGAATTACCAGGGAAGCAGAAGACTGCTCGCTTGGACAAAATGACAATTTGTACACCACAGAGAAAGATGGatctcaaatatttgaatacgATCTGCAAGGTAAGACATTCAGTACTGTTGCTAATCTAGCACCTTACATTGCCAAGGGAATCAAAGTCATGACATCTGGTGACCTTGTGGTGTGTGTCATTGACAAAAATGATTTCACGATTTCTAAACAATCGAAACGAACAATTCGAATCTTGAATCCGACGGGGACATTTATAAGCGACATTGAATTTGCCGGGAATACCAACAATAAACTCTTTGTCCACCCACATCGAGTTGATGAAAGGGTAGATGATTTCTGTGTTGTAGATCGTCTTTCGGAACAAGAAGGTCGATTAATCGTTGTGTCAAAATCAAGCAAGATTCGATTCACATACAACGGCGTAGAGAAAGATTTGAAACATCGATTTGACCCTCAAGATGTGACCGTTGCTAATGACAATTCAATTTACATCGCTGATCGAAATTTTGGAATCCACCATCTGACATCTATAGGACAGTTCGCGCGTTACTTGATAACCTACGAAGACAGTCTTTATCGCCCCCTGGCAGTTACAATCGATGAAGAGCAGACTGCCTGGATTGGTTGCGAGAAGGGCATTGTTCAGAGACTTAGAATCCAGTACCATGACATCTTTATTGGCGAAGTGGGCAGTGAAGTGTCTGATGTGTAG
- the LOC125645863 gene encoding uncharacterized protein KIAA2013 homolog: MHHGLSLLRRIFRVRIPCLFNSRQMWLKVQTQSLFTRLNSLNRSRKVILALLVVCIFLYYFLSSWFTTEKHTIAPDNLAFCLQEKVERFSNSIDRYDVFLNQDNQEKTFPPYVGNGKLAASLDSDSGLFIRLNRALSLPVKYYPVVSTKIINSKAREASLLNVREGIAYNLKTVQTEGWRSKCNYVESRLYAHRSRPSVLVQDIRISNPSKRPLFIEFEQTGEFNWKNSKTSPKTETVRGQPVKYEVSEGEVDLPDNKYHVYAVVASVRLQKNTFTIKPGETKQYQVLTVVNYTKPYEKKQEKVTSAISAGVVKELINVMNIGTSDLQDEHVKVWSKLWESGFGISHSKAVGALNADKINTTIYYVLSNVPAPLHDLTVTSTERTKIQQVLHYPDRCYNGHSTLLANTLWVDVTDEDDIARVSTTWMITLEKMGCDFMVRSGAEGVLQAMLLSMGSLRFGDSHLEFKMEPKDLHRDLFFHRINYGNNSHLNISVIVGDDNKASIYVALDRNDRPYYACDAGCIDPPMQLSRKVQQFPVKLTEPLTAILYITADRVHMEELKHVLHLQSIKEAPPHEHHVIALHKHGHHFGGLPLIFWISVAFLVVVFHLFLVKLIINEYCQGQERYTGRRKGYNV, encoded by the exons ATGCATCATGGTTTGAGCCTCCTGAGACGAATATTTAGAGTTAGAATTCCTTGTTTATTTAATTCTCGACAGATGTGGTTGAAAGTGCAAACACAAAGCTTGTTTACAAGGCTAAATTCCTTGAACAG GTCCAGAAAAGTCATTCTTGCATTGCTTGTTGTGTGCATTTTCCTATACTACTTCTTAAGTTCTTGGTTTACCACAGAGAAACACACTATTGCACCTG ATAATCTTGCATTTTGCCTACAAGAAAAAGTGGAAAGGTTCTCCAACTCTATCGACAGATATGATGTTTTCTTGAATcaagataatcaagaaaaaacaTTTCCTCCATATGTTG GAAATGGAAAATTGGCAGCTTCATTAGACAGTGACTCAGGGCTGTTTATTAGGTTGAACAGAGCACTTTCTTTACCTGTGAAATACTACCCAGTGGTGTCTACAAAAATTATCAACAGCAAGGCTAGAG AGGCTTCATTGTTGAATGTCAGAGAAGGCATTGCTTACAATCTCAAGACAGTTCAAACG GAAGGGTGGAGGAGCAAATGTAACTATGTGGAGAGCCGGCTGTATGCTCACAGATCACGCCCCTCTGTTCTGGTCCAGGATATTCGAATATCCAACCCTAGT AAAAGACCATTGTTTATtgaatttgaacaaactggtgAATTCAATTGGAAAAATTCCAAGACCTCCCCCAAAAC AGAAACTGTGCGTGGTCAGCCTGTGAAGTATGAGGTGTCAGAGGGAGAGGTGGACCTTCCAGATAACAAATATCATGTGTACGCAGTGGTTGCCTCTGTCAGACTTcaaaaaaatacatttacaatcAAACCTGGAGA GACCAAACAGTATCAAGTGCTGACTGTTGTAAATTACACAAAACCATACgagaaaaaacaagaaaaagttACCTCTGCAATTTCAGCAGGAGTTGTAAAG gAGTTGATAAATGTTATGAATATTGGAACTTCAGACTTACAAGATGAACATGTTAAAGTCTGGAGTAAG CTGTGGGAGAGTGGGTTTGGAATTAGTCATTCTAAGGCAGTGGGAGCCCTGAATGCTGATAAAATCAACACCACCATATATTATGTACTGAGTAATGTTCCAGCCCCACTTCATGATTTAACGGTCACTTCTACAGAGAGGACAAAAATCCAACAGGTGCTTCATTATCCAGACAGGTGCTACAATGGCCACTCTACATT gCTAGCTAACACACTGTGGGTGGATGTAACAGATGAAGATGACATTGCCAGGGTGTCGACAACCTGGATGATAACTCTTGAGAAGATGGGCTGTGATTTCATGGTCCGATCAG GAGCAGAGGGGGTTCTGCAGGCAATGCTGCTGAGCATGGGATCACTCAGGTTTGGAGACAGCCATCTGGAGTTTAAGATGGAACCTAAAGACCTTCACAGGGACCTGTTTTTTCACCGTATTAATTATGGCAATAACTCCCATCTCAATATATCTGTGATAGTCGGGGACGATAATAAAGCCAGTATTTATGTTGCTTTGGATCGTAACGATCGGCCATACTATGCCTGTGATGCGGGATGTATTGATCCCCCTATGCAATTATC GAGGAAAGTGCAGCAATTTCCAGTGAAGTTAACCGAGCCTTTGACAGCCATTCTGTACATAACAGCTGATAGGGTACATATGGAGGAACTTAAACATGTCCTTCATCTACAGTCTATCAAAGAAG CTCCTCCACATGAACACCATGTGATAGCCTTACACAAACATGGCCACCATTTTGGAGGGCTTCCCCTCATCTTCTGGATCTCAGTAGCATTCCTAGTTGTCGTGTTCCATTTGTTCCTGGTCAAGTTAATTATCAATGAGTATTGTCAAGGACAGGAGAGGTACACAGGTCGAAGGAAAGGCTACAATGTGTGA